A region of Catenibacterium mitsuokai DNA encodes the following proteins:
- the tkt gene encoding transketolase: MDSNLSIATIRSLCIDMINKANSGHPGMVLDGAPALYTLFTKVMNINPSLSSWQNRDRFVLASGHASSLLYALLHLSGYDLSLDDLKQFRQWQSKTPGHPEITITDGVDASSGPLGQGVPTATGMAIAEKFLAEKYNKEDCSIVDHYTYALCGDGDMQEGVTYEASSLAGHLSLGKLIVIYDANEVTLDGPLSYSFSENVKKRYEAMNWQVIEVADGNDIQAINRALKRAKKELFKPSIIIMKTVIGYGSCNQGTNKVHGAPLGEEDGKNAKLSYGFDHDPFYVPEEVYADFKKNVKDRGTRAYKKWLKTVEEYAEKYPEEYKEYKNAIEGNYHLDITELQKEFKPGYTEATRNISHRIIQEVAAQNPTFLSGTADLSSSTKTSIKGEGRFSCENYTGRNVYFGIREFAMVSIMNGMTLHKGVKISAGGFLVFSDYFKAALRMGSLQECPIILPLSHDSIAVGEDGPTHQPVEQLAMLRSSIDVEVLRPADANEMLASWKIAVETKNMPVALILTRQPVENLTNSTYEDVLHGAYIARKESGDLEGIIIASGSEVGLAIHAQEELEKQGHSVRVVSMPSMNLFDAQTDEYKESVLPNSCRKRLSVEMLSDFGWHKYVGLDGKTMCVDTFGASAPASRVIKEYGFTVENVVKEYNSL, encoded by the coding sequence TTATATACATTGTTTACTAAGGTGATGAACATAAATCCCTCTTTGTCTAGTTGGCAAAATAGGGATCGCTTTGTTCTTGCAAGTGGTCATGCTAGTTCTTTACTTTATGCTTTATTACATCTTTCTGGTTATGATTTAAGTCTTGATGATTTAAAACAGTTCAGACAGTGGCAGTCAAAAACACCTGGACATCCAGAAATCACTATCACAGATGGTGTAGATGCATCTTCAGGACCTTTAGGTCAGGGTGTTCCTACAGCAACAGGTATGGCAATTGCTGAAAAGTTCCTTGCCGAAAAATACAACAAGGAAGATTGCTCAATTGTTGACCATTACACATATGCATTATGTGGTGATGGTGATATGCAGGAAGGTGTGACTTATGAAGCATCCTCTCTTGCTGGTCATCTCTCTTTAGGAAAGCTTATTGTTATCTATGATGCCAATGAAGTAACACTTGATGGTCCTCTTTCATATTCATTCAGTGAAAATGTAAAGAAGAGATATGAAGCAATGAATTGGCAGGTTATCGAAGTGGCTGATGGTAATGACATTCAGGCCATCAACCGTGCATTAAAGCGTGCTAAGAAAGAGTTATTCAAACCATCTATTATCATCATGAAGACCGTAATTGGTTATGGTTCTTGCAACCAGGGAACTAATAAAGTTCATGGTGCACCTTTAGGTGAAGAAGACGGTAAGAATGCTAAGTTATCTTATGGATTTGACCATGATCCTTTCTATGTTCCTGAAGAAGTTTATGCTGATTTCAAGAAGAATGTTAAAGACCGTGGTACAAGAGCATATAAGAAATGGTTAAAGACTGTTGAAGAATATGCTGAAAAATATCCAGAAGAATATAAAGAATATAAAAATGCTATTGAAGGTAATTATCATTTAGATATTACAGAACTTCAAAAAGAATTCAAACCTGGCTATACAGAAGCAACTCGTAATATTTCTCATAGAATTATTCAGGAAGTTGCTGCACAGAACCCTACATTCTTATCTGGTACTGCAGATTTATCTTCTTCTACTAAGACATCAATCAAGGGTGAAGGAAGATTTAGCTGTGAAAACTATACTGGAAGAAATGTATATTTTGGTATCAGAGAATTCGCAATGGTGTCTATCATGAATGGTATGACATTACATAAGGGTGTTAAGATCTCAGCAGGGGGCTTCTTGGTATTCAGTGATTACTTTAAAGCAGCCTTAAGAATGGGTTCTTTACAGGAATGTCCAATCATTCTTCCATTATCACATGACTCTATCGCAGTTGGTGAAGATGGTCCTACACATCAGCCTGTTGAACAGCTTGCAATGCTGAGAAGCAGTATTGATGTTGAAGTATTACGTCCAGCTGATGCAAATGAAATGCTTGCATCTTGGAAGATTGCTGTTGAAACAAAGAATATGCCAGTTGCATTAATTCTTACTAGACAGCCAGTAGAAAACCTTACAAATTCTACTTATGAAGATGTATTACATGGTGCCTATATTGCTAGAAAAGAATCTGGTGATCTAGAAGGTATCATTATCGCTTCTGGTTCTGAAGTAGGTCTTGCAATTCATGCACAGGAAGAATTAGAAAAACAGGGACATTCAGTACGTGTTGTTTCTATGCCTTCAATGAATTTATTTGATGCACAGACTGATGAATATAAGGAATCCGTTTTACCAAATAGCTGCAGAAAGCGTCTTTCTGTAGAAATGTTATCTGATTTTGGATGGCATAAATATGTTGGTTTAGATGGTAAAACTATGTGTGTTGATACTTTTGGGGCAAGTGCTCCAGCAAGTAGAGTCATCAAGGAATATGGTTTTACTGTTGAAAACGTTGTAAAAGAATACAACTCATTATAA
- a CDS encoding YneF family protein, protein MVAGYIITTIIGALVGFFFARWMFKRELKKNPPISEKMIRAMFMEMGRKPSETQIKRIMKSVNDQYK, encoded by the coding sequence ATGGTAGCAGGATATATTATTACTACAATTATTGGTGCTCTTGTTGGATTCTTCTTTGCAAGATGGATGTTCAAGAGAGAATTAAAGAAAAACCCACCAATCTCAGAAAAAATGATTCGTGCTATGTTTATGGAAATGGGACGTAAACCTAGCGAAACTCAGATCAAGAGAATCATGAAAAGTGTTAATGATCAATATAAATAA
- a CDS encoding histidine phosphatase family protein, producing the protein MKITITRHSKTLWNKEKRLQGCKDSPLSPEGMDNILALKEHIKNNHYDAICSSPIKRAYDTAKLLFDNQPIITDERIREMNFGLLEGQKIDEIPEEYKKAYHDLWCHPEISNGIPEGETYDEIEERVKDFLNDLVKKPYDNVFIVTHGFCFTIIMATIMNLDRKDYIKVNSPVVDGCSETIVDYSNGAFTVEVYGNNNFLPHQSNESFSK; encoded by the coding sequence ATGAAAATTACAATTACAAGACATTCTAAAACGCTTTGGAATAAAGAAAAAAGACTTCAAGGATGTAAAGATTCTCCTTTAAGTCCTGAAGGCATGGATAATATTCTTGCTTTAAAAGAACATATCAAGAATAATCATTATGATGCTATTTGTTCCAGTCCTATTAAGCGTGCATATGATACTGCAAAGCTATTATTTGATAATCAGCCCATCATTACTGATGAACGCATTCGAGAAATGAATTTTGGTCTATTAGAAGGACAGAAAATTGATGAAATTCCTGAGGAATATAAAAAAGCTTATCATGATTTATGGTGTCACCCTGAAATATCCAATGGTATTCCAGAAGGGGAAACCTATGATGAAATTGAAGAAAGAGTTAAAGACTTCTTAAATGATCTTGTGAAAAAGCCTTATGACAACGTATTTATTGTCACTCATGGATTCTGTTTTACTATTATTATGGCCACTATCATGAACCTCGATAGAAAAGACTATATTAAAGTCAATAGTCCTGTTGTGGATGGCTGCTCTGAAACAATTGTGGATTATAGTAATGGCGCATTTACTGTGGAAGTTTATGGAAATAATAATTTCCTTCCACACCAGTCAAATGAATCATTTTCCAAATAA
- the plsY gene encoding glycerol-3-phosphate 1-O-acyltransferase PlsY, with protein sequence MKYLIIIICLLISYLYGSIPFALVIGKVFYNTDVRQYGSHNLGGTNAGRVLGKKAGMAVILLDATKCIITILLTGWIAKVSGISANIIYPCALFCMIGHCYPIFANFQGGKAVSSAIAYTLMTNIYGFIIAVAVFLITLKTTKYVSLSSILGATAVLIASPFIGYSTTGIITNICVVALIVYRHRANIIRIKNGTENKVKWF encoded by the coding sequence ATGAAATATTTAATTATAATCATCTGTTTATTAATAAGTTATCTATATGGTTCAATACCTTTTGCCTTAGTCATTGGTAAAGTGTTTTATAATACTGATGTTCGTCAATATGGATCACATAATCTAGGTGGTACCAATGCAGGAAGAGTACTAGGCAAAAAAGCCGGAATGGCAGTTATTTTACTTGATGCAACAAAATGTATCATTACCATCTTACTAACAGGATGGATTGCGAAAGTATCTGGTATTTCAGCAAATATTATCTATCCATGTGCACTATTCTGTATGATTGGTCATTGTTATCCTATCTTTGCGAATTTCCAGGGTGGTAAGGCTGTATCAAGTGCAATCGCCTATACATTAATGACTAATATATATGGTTTTATTATCGCAGTTGCGGTATTCTTAATTACATTAAAGACAACTAAGTATGTATCTTTATCGAGTATCCTTGGTGCGACAGCTGTTCTTATTGCTTCACCATTTATTGGATATTCTACAACTGGAATCATTACTAATATATGTGTTGTTGCACTTATTGTCTATAGACATCGTGCAAATATTATAAGAATAAAAAACGGAACAGAAAATAAAGTCAAATGGTTTTAG
- the parE gene encoding DNA topoisomerase IV subunit B, whose protein sequence is MSNAHYDESDIQILKGLEAVRKRPGMYIGSTDSRGLHHLVWEIVDNSIDEAIAGYGKKITVTLHKDNSVTVEDEGRGMPTGINKETGKPTTEVILTVLHAGGKFSEDGGYKTSGGLHGVGSSVVNALSEFLEVTVHRDGVIHTQRFEKGATKIGKLKKVGKTNKTGTIIHFKPDASIFSTTTFSFQTISERLREDAFLLKGMTIELIDERTDKDETYQYEKGLEEFIDWINNDKEAVSPIISFDDTNNEIEVEIAMQFTQSYQENIISFVNLVRTGDGGTHEVGFRSGLTKVFNEYARKYALLKAKDKNLEGSDVREGLNAIISVKIPEKYLQFEGQTKSKLGSPIARNILENVTFERITYFLEENKDIAEKLIEKMIKAANARQAARKAKEQARKGKNNREAKFLSGKLAPAQSKNKRKNELYLVEGDSAGGSAKQGRDRKFQAILPLRGKVINTEKATQADILKNEEISTMINTINAGVGADFNADDSAYDKIIIMTDADTDGAHIQILLLTFFYRYMRDLIKAGKVYIAMPPLYKVSKKSGKKDNVIYCWDEKDLEAARKKMGRGYDVQRYKGLGEMNAEQLWETTMNPETRTLIQVTIDDAAIVERSVSVLMGDKVQPRREWIENNVQFSLEDSFFMEG, encoded by the coding sequence ATGTCAAATGCACATTATGATGAATCTGATATTCAAATCTTAAAAGGTCTAGAAGCCGTTAGAAAAAGACCAGGAATGTACATCGGTTCAACTGATTCTCGTGGTTTACATCACCTTGTATGGGAAATCGTTGATAACTCTATTGATGAAGCTATTGCTGGTTATGGTAAGAAAATTACAGTTACATTACATAAAGACAACAGCGTAACGGTCGAAGATGAAGGCCGTGGTATGCCAACAGGTATTAATAAAGAAACAGGAAAGCCAACAACAGAAGTTATCTTAACAGTATTACATGCTGGTGGTAAGTTCTCAGAAGATGGTGGTTATAAGACTTCAGGAGGACTACATGGTGTAGGTTCTTCTGTAGTAAATGCCCTCAGTGAATTTTTAGAGGTCACTGTCCATCGTGATGGTGTCATTCATACACAGCGCTTTGAAAAGGGTGCTACAAAAATTGGAAAGTTAAAGAAAGTAGGGAAAACAAATAAGACAGGTACAATTATTCATTTCAAACCTGATGCTTCTATTTTCTCTACCACAACATTTAGTTTCCAAACAATTAGTGAAAGACTACGTGAAGATGCATTCTTATTGAAGGGAATGACAATAGAACTTATTGATGAACGTACTGATAAAGATGAAACATATCAGTATGAGAAAGGCTTGGAAGAATTTATTGACTGGATCAATAATGATAAGGAAGCTGTATCACCTATTATCTCTTTTGATGATACAAATAACGAAATAGAAGTAGAGATTGCGATGCAGTTTACACAAAGCTATCAAGAGAATATTATTTCTTTTGTTAATTTAGTACGTACTGGAGATGGAGGTACACATGAAGTAGGATTCCGTTCTGGTTTGACTAAGGTATTTAATGAATATGCGAGAAAATATGCCTTATTAAAGGCAAAGGATAAGAATCTTGAAGGCAGCGATGTACGTGAAGGATTGAATGCTATTATTTCTGTCAAAATTCCAGAAAAATATCTTCAGTTTGAAGGACAGACCAAATCTAAGCTTGGTTCACCTATTGCCCGTAATATTCTAGAGAATGTTACTTTTGAACGTATTACTTATTTCTTGGAAGAAAATAAAGATATTGCAGAAAAGCTGATTGAAAAGATGATCAAAGCAGCAAATGCAAGACAGGCAGCACGTAAGGCTAAGGAACAGGCAAGAAAAGGTAAAAATAACCGTGAGGCGAAATTCCTTAGTGGTAAATTGGCCCCTGCACAGTCTAAGAACAAGCGTAAGAATGAATTATATCTTGTCGAGGGTGATTCTGCCGGTGGTAGTGCAAAACAGGGAAGAGACCGTAAATTCCAGGCTATTCTTCCACTTCGTGGTAAAGTTATCAATACAGAAAAAGCCACGCAGGCAGATATTTTAAAGAACGAAGAAATCAGCACAATGATTAATACAATTAATGCGGGTGTAGGTGCTGATTTTAATGCGGATGATAGTGCTTATGATAAGATTATCATCATGACCGATGCGGATACTGATGGAGCACATATCCAGATTTTGTTGCTTACATTCTTCTATCGTTATATGCGTGATTTGATCAAAGCTGGTAAAGTTTATATCGCTATGCCACCTCTTTATAAAGTTTCTAAGAAATCCGGCAAAAAAGACAACGTCATCTATTGCTGGGATGAAAAGGATTTAGAAGCCGCACGTAAGAAGATGGGAAGAGGCTACGATGTACAGCGTTACAAAGGTCTTGGTGAAATGAATGCTGAACAGTTATGGGAAACAACTATGAATCCTGAAACACGTACACTCATTCAGGTTACTATTGATGATGCAGCAATTGTAGAAAGAAGTGTTTCTGTATTAATGGGTGATAAAGTACAGCCTAGACGTGAATGGATTGAAAACAATGTACAATTCTCATTAGAAGATAGCTTCTTTATGGAAGGATAG
- the parC gene encoding DNA topoisomerase IV subunit A, giving the protein MTEKNIIMSLEDIMGDRFGRYSKYIIQDRALPDVRDGLKPVQRRILYAMWKEGNLPNKPYRKSAKTVGTVIGNYHPHGDSSVYEAMVRLSQDWKMRMPLVDMQGNNGSIDNDPAAAMRYTEARLAPIALDLIKDIDKETVPMALNFDDTEYEPTVFPAKYPNLLVNGATGISAGYATDIPPHNLEEVIDATIYRIKHPHCSFDELHQFIKGPDFPTGAIVEGASDIATALRTGRGKVVVRSRYKIVEQKNINQILITEIPYEVNKAELVRKMAEIQFNRDIDGIIEVRDESDRNGLCIAVDLKKDVDARNTLNYFFKNTDLQKNYNYNMTAIKDKRPVLMGIEDILDGYIKHECEVVTKRSIFDLNKAQEREHIVEGLIKAISILDEVVKTIRASKDKADAKVNLMNAFGFTERQAEAIVTLQLYRLTNTDIVSLENEQKELQALIESLNAILTSEKVLRKVIIDELKGVKKKYPTPRLTEIKDEIMDTSVNQQAMIISEDVYVSITRDGYFKKISTRSYKASDENTFGKKDTDMLVDLFEANTLDVILSFTNKGNYCFVPVYKLEDFKWKDLGKHLSYLIKLGNDEKIIGNILVKSFDLDQYVVLSSKNGQIKRVSIKDFNVSRFSKPLKCMNLKDNDELISVDISDGTKGIITVTKAGYGTLYSEDEISILGVKAGGVKGINMRDDEVAFMSVFDPSIASSLLLVLNPAHFKRIHISDIPACHRATKGTLLFKSLKTKPTKIFTGFICNPQDEFTIKSGTETMKLVSKDISFGALSAKANTLKQCPFDFIDDVHLTRSMVIKEHAKKKIEENKVDLTIKDPNLFDEMEGDPDTEFEFISMDDYLDEK; this is encoded by the coding sequence ATGACAGAAAAAAATATTATTATGTCCTTAGAGGATATCATGGGTGACCGCTTTGGACGTTATTCTAAATATATTATCCAGGATCGTGCATTACCTGATGTAAGAGATGGATTAAAGCCAGTACAAAGAAGAATTCTATATGCTATGTGGAAAGAAGGAAATCTTCCTAACAAGCCATATCGTAAGTCAGCTAAGACGGTCGGTACTGTTATTGGTAATTATCATCCTCATGGAGATTCTTCTGTTTATGAAGCAATGGTTCGTTTATCACAGGATTGGAAGATGCGTATGCCTTTAGTAGATATGCAAGGTAATAACGGATCTATTGATAATGACCCAGCTGCTGCCATGCGTTATACTGAAGCACGTCTCGCACCTATTGCACTTGATCTCATTAAGGATATTGATAAAGAAACAGTGCCGATGGCACTCAACTTCGATGATACTGAATATGAACCAACTGTATTTCCTGCAAAATATCCGAACTTATTAGTTAATGGAGCTACAGGAATCTCAGCTGGTTATGCCACTGATATTCCTCCTCATAATTTAGAGGAAGTGATTGATGCTACTATTTACCGTATTAAGCATCCTCATTGTTCATTTGATGAACTTCATCAATTCATTAAAGGGCCTGATTTCCCTACTGGAGCGATTGTTGAAGGAGCCAGTGATATTGCGACTGCCTTAAGAACTGGTCGTGGTAAGGTTGTTGTTCGTTCACGTTATAAAATTGTAGAACAGAAGAATATCAATCAGATTCTTATTACAGAAATCCCTTATGAAGTCAATAAGGCTGAACTTGTAAGAAAGATGGCTGAGATTCAGTTTAATCGTGATATTGATGGAATTATTGAAGTCAGAGATGAATCTGACCGTAATGGATTATGTATTGCAGTTGATTTAAAGAAGGATGTTGATGCAAGAAATACATTGAACTACTTCTTTAAAAATACAGATTTACAGAAGAACTATAACTATAATATGACTGCAATCAAGGATAAGCGTCCAGTATTAATGGGTATTGAAGATATTCTTGATGGCTATATCAAACATGAATGTGAAGTCGTTACTAAGCGTTCTATTTTTGATCTCAATAAAGCACAGGAACGTGAGCATATTGTAGAAGGGCTTATCAAGGCTATTTCTATTCTTGACGAAGTAGTCAAGACAATTAGAGCGTCTAAGGATAAGGCGGATGCAAAAGTGAATTTAATGAACGCTTTTGGCTTCACTGAAAGACAGGCAGAAGCGATTGTTACTTTACAGCTTTATCGTTTGACAAATACTGATATTGTATCCTTAGAAAATGAACAGAAAGAATTACAGGCTCTCATTGAAAGTTTAAATGCGATTTTAACTAGTGAAAAAGTATTAAGAAAAGTAATTATAGATGAGTTAAAAGGGGTTAAGAAGAAATATCCAACACCTCGTTTGACTGAAATTAAAGATGAAATCATGGATACGTCTGTGAACCAGCAGGCAATGATCATTTCTGAAGATGTTTATGTATCTATTACACGTGATGGCTACTTCAAGAAGATTTCTACACGTTCTTATAAAGCCTCTGATGAGAATACATTTGGGAAAAAAGATACTGATATGCTTGTTGACTTATTTGAAGCCAATACATTGGATGTCATTCTTTCATTCACAAATAAAGGAAACTATTGTTTCGTGCCTGTTTATAAGTTAGAAGACTTCAAGTGGAAGGATCTAGGTAAACATCTAAGTTATTTAATTAAATTAGGTAATGATGAGAAGATTATTGGTAATATTCTTGTTAAATCATTCGATTTAGACCAATATGTTGTCTTATCAAGCAAGAATGGACAAATTAAACGTGTAAGTATTAAGGACTTTAATGTCAGCCGTTTCTCTAAGCCATTAAAGTGTATGAATTTAAAGGATAATGATGAACTTATCAGTGTTGATATAAGTGATGGAACAAAGGGTATTATTACTGTCACTAAAGCAGGATATGGTACTTTATATAGTGAAGATGAAATATCTATATTAGGTGTAAAAGCAGGTGGCGTAAAAGGCATCAATATGCGTGATGATGAGGTTGCCTTTATGAGTGTCTTTGATCCTTCAATCGCTTCGTCTTTATTACTTGTTTTGAATCCTGCCCATTTTAAACGTATTCATATAAGTGATATTCCAGCATGTCATCGTGCAACTAAAGGAACATTGTTATTTAAATCATTAAAGACAAAACCAACTAAGATTTTTACTGGATTTATCTGTAATCCACAGGATGAATTTACTATTAAGAGTGGTACAGAAACAATGAAGCTTGTATCTAAAGATATCAGCTTTGGTGCACTAAGCGCTAAGGCCAACACTTTAAAACAATGCCCATTTGATTTTATTGATGATGTACATCTCACACGCTCTATGGTGATTAAAGAACATGCAAAAAAGAAAATAGAGGAAAATAAAGTAGATCTCACAATTAAAGATCCAAATCTATTTGATGAGATGGAAGGGGATCCTGATACAGAGTTTGAATTTATTTCAATGGATGATTATCTTGATGAAAAGTAG
- the yqeH gene encoding ribosome biogenesis GTPase YqeH, which translates to MTEIRCYGCGAIIQSADTKKPGYVPESALSKEKILCQRCYKLMHYHQKMESHLTKDDFLRVLQTVGEKDCLVVYIVDLFDFNGSLVPGLMRHIGYNDVLVLANKRDILPKSLKEHRLNTWVRRQFKEYGIKPLDVVVTSGKKNMNFDEIFDKIDEYRHGRDVYVVGITNVGKSTFINRMLKNYSDTTNLITTSEFPGTTLDLIKIPLDDHSSLYDTPGILNEHQYTSIVDEKDLAYIMPQGEVRPMSFQLNSDQSIFFSGFARIDYTKGNKGNFICYFSRNMQIHRTKTEKADELFNRHKQLQVYGPASSMKEMKAYEFTLPEEKRDIVISGLGFVCIHAPKGKIKVYVPDGIDVFMRESLI; encoded by the coding sequence ATGACAGAAATAAGATGTTATGGATGTGGCGCCATCATTCAAAGCGCTGATACTAAAAAGCCTGGCTATGTGCCAGAGTCTGCTTTAAGCAAAGAAAAGATTCTTTGTCAAAGATGTTATAAATTAATGCATTATCATCAGAAAATGGAATCTCATTTAACTAAAGATGATTTCTTACGTGTTTTACAGACTGTGGGAGAAAAAGATTGTTTAGTTGTTTATATCGTTGACTTATTTGACTTTAATGGTTCACTTGTACCTGGTCTTATGCGTCATATTGGATATAATGATGTACTTGTGCTGGCAAATAAAAGAGATATCTTACCTAAGTCTTTAAAGGAACATCGCCTTAATACATGGGTAAGAAGACAATTCAAGGAATATGGAATCAAGCCTCTTGATGTTGTTGTAACAAGCGGCAAGAAGAATATGAACTTTGATGAAATCTTCGACAAGATTGATGAATATCGTCATGGCCGTGATGTTTATGTCGTAGGTATCACAAATGTTGGTAAGTCTACATTTATCAACCGTATGCTGAAGAACTATTCAGATACGACTAATCTTATTACTACAAGTGAATTCCCTGGTACGACACTTGACTTAATCAAGATTCCTCTTGATGATCATTCATCTTTATATGATACTCCAGGTATCTTGAATGAACATCAGTACACATCCATTGTGGATGAGAAAGATTTAGCTTATATCATGCCTCAGGGAGAAGTAAGACCTATGTCTTTTCAGTTGAATTCTGATCAGTCAATCTTCTTCAGCGGTTTTGCGAGAATTGATTATACAAAAGGAAATAAAGGAAACTTTATCTGCTACTTCTCGAGAAATATGCAGATTCATCGTACAAAGACTGAAAAAGCAGATGAATTGTTTAATAGACATAAACAGTTACAGGTTTATGGACCTGCTTCATCAATGAAGGAAATGAAAGCTTATGAATTCACTTTACCAGAAGAAAAGCGTGATATTGTGATTTCAGGTTTAGGATTTGTTTGTATTCATGCACCTAAAGGTAAGATTAAGGTTTATGTACCTGACGGTATTGATGTATTTATGAGAGAAAGTTTAATTTAG
- the yhbY gene encoding ribosome assembly RNA-binding protein YhbY, producing MLNSKQKKFLRSEAHSLKPIFQVGKDGVGEKQINSINDALKAKELIKVKLLDTCPETVNEVALEISMGTKADVVHIIGHTIIFFKSSEKGIYKI from the coding sequence ATGTTAAATAGTAAACAGAAGAAATTTTTAAGAAGTGAAGCACATAGCTTAAAGCCAATTTTCCAGGTTGGTAAAGATGGTGTCGGTGAAAAACAGATCAACAGCATCAATGATGCCTTAAAAGCAAAAGAACTTATTAAAGTTAAATTATTAGATACATGCCCTGAAACAGTGAATGAAGTGGCTTTAGAAATCTCAATGGGTACTAAAGCAGATGTTGTTCATATTATTGGACATACAATCATCTTCTTTAAATCAAGTGAAAAAGGAATTTATAAAATATAA
- a CDS encoding nicotinate-nucleotide adenylyltransferase, translating to MKIGLLGGSFDPIHKGHIEIASEAITSLSLDSFYFIPTKNNPWKDNQNAPGASRKEMIEIAIHQDPKMKVCTIELDSLSNEKNYTIDTIHALKKMYPDDTLYYLMGMDQAMAFEKWKNAEDISKLVQLVAFNRGGYPTTHPNLETYHFIKMDNVEITASSTEIKEGALDMLDKDVLRYISQNGLYLETMIRNRMKEKRYKHTLSVASLTRDFCESNGIDPLKGYIAGMMHDVAKEMPHDQAKKLMKKYYASHLDQPEPIWHQWLSRYVCENEFLISDEEILKAIEDHTTASTSMSLLGMCLYCADKLDPLRGYDSSEQITLCKHDIEAGFRNCLTDFYEFSTKKHRPIDPCFFEVYDKYVKGVNND from the coding sequence ATGAAGATTGGTTTACTTGGTGGTAGTTTTGATCCTATCCATAAAGGGCATATAGAGATTGCAAGCGAAGCAATTACTTCGCTTTCTCTTGATTCATTTTACTTCATTCCTACTAAAAACAACCCTTGGAAGGATAATCAGAATGCCCCTGGCGCAAGTCGTAAAGAAATGATAGAGATTGCGATTCACCAGGATCCAAAAATGAAAGTATGTACTATTGAACTTGATTCTTTAAGTAATGAGAAGAATTATACAATTGATACAATTCATGCATTAAAGAAGATGTACCCTGATGATACATTGTATTATTTAATGGGTATGGATCAGGCAATGGCTTTTGAAAAATGGAAAAATGCGGAAGATATTTCAAAATTAGTCCAGCTTGTTGCATTTAATAGAGGTGGTTATCCTACAACTCATCCTAATTTAGAGACATATCACTTTATTAAGATGGATAATGTAGAAATCACAGCATCTAGCACAGAAATTAAAGAAGGGGCATTAGATATGCTCGATAAAGATGTACTTAGATATATCTCTCAAAATGGCCTTTATCTTGAAACTATGATTAGAAATAGAATGAAAGAAAAACGCTATAAACATACTCTAAGTGTCGCTTCTCTAACGAGAGATTTTTGTGAAAGTAATGGCATCGATCCTCTCAAGGGCTATATTGCCGGCATGATGCATGATGTTGCAAAAGAAATGCCTCATGATCAGGCTAAAAAACTGATGAAGAAGTATTATGCTTCTCATTTAGATCAGCCTGAACCTATCTGGCATCAATGGCTCTCACGTTATGTATGTGAGAATGAATTTCTTATAAGTGATGAAGAAATCTTAAAAGCAATTGAAGATCATACAACGGCTTCTACATCCATGAGTCTTCTTGGTATGTGCTTATATTGTGCTGATAAGTTGGATCCTTTAAGAGGATATGATTCATCAGAACAGATTACTTTATGTAAGCATGATATTGAAGCAGGATTTAGAAACTGTCTGACTGATTTTTATGAATTTTCAACAAAGAAGCATCGACCAATCGACCCATGTTTCTTTGAGGTTTATGATAAATATGTAAAAGGAGTTAATAATGACTAA
- the rsfS gene encoding ribosome silencing factor, translated as MTKVECIVKAMDDKLAQDIVAINMENASPLYDTFILCTASNKRLLNAIQDNVVDQCEMNGFEIKSIEGRGNAEWILIDAGDVICHIFSEEARKEYNLEKLWSDMPTIDIKEYLA; from the coding sequence ATGACTAAAGTAGAATGTATTGTGAAAGCAATGGACGATAAATTAGCCCAGGATATTGTGGCAATCAATATGGAGAACGCCTCTCCTTTATATGACACATTTATTTTATGTACTGCATCTAATAAACGTTTATTAAATGCAATTCAGGATAATGTTGTTGATCAATGTGAAATGAATGGTTTTGAAATTAAAAGCATAGAAGGCCGTGGCAATGCGGAATGGATCCTTATCGATGCAGGTGATGTGATTTGTCATATCTTCTCTGAAGAAGCACGTAAAGAATATAATTTAGAAAAATTATGGAGCGATATGCCTACTATTGATATCAAGGAGTATCTTGCATAA